The Candidatus Babeliaceae bacterium sequence CCCTTTTGTGCAAGCGCAGCTGCTACAACCAATTTTTGAGATTCATCGATAATGGGTACGTTGCATGCATTTTTATAAGTAACTTTTTCGAAAATGTACGTTTCTTGATGTTTATCTAAAAATTGCTTGGTCATAAAGTGGGCATGCAATTTGTTTGCGCTGTCGGTTGCTTGGGGAATAACAGGATCAATGCCAAGAGTTTGCGCATAGCTTCCTAGAGCACGATTGTCTCGTGGAAAGCACGGACCGCCAAAGCCATACCCAGGCTTTAAGCATAGATGTCCAATACGATTGTCGCCGCCTATCGCGTTAAGAATGGCATATTTATCTGCGTCAGGCGTTTTGTCTGCAATATCTGCTACCATATTGGCATAGGCAATTTTGGTAGTAATAAAACAGTTGACCGCAAGTTTTGTTATTTCTGCGCTATCAGGGCTCATGCGGCATATACGCGGTTTATTTAAACAAGTTTTTTGATAGAGTGCTTCTATTGTATCGCCAGCTTCTGGTGATCCTTCGCCAATTAATACAATATCGGGGTGTTGTAATCCATGTATAATATTGCCCTGGGCAATAAATTCAGGGTTATAACTGAGGGTAGTGTTGATGCAATCTTTAAGAAGATTTTTTCCGATTGTGCGTATGTATCCAGGAAATACGGTGCACCCTATGACAATATGTTTATTGGTTACTTTTCTTTTATTAATTTCTGATAATACGTTATTTAAATTTTTGTGATCATAGGCTTCTTTGTGCGGTGTTGAGGGGGTGTCGACCATAATATAATATATATCAGAAAATTCGAGGCCTTCGTCTAAAGAACAGCTCGCTGTAAAGCGAGTGCTATTGTGTAAGAGCGTGTTTACATGTGGTTCTAAAGAATTGAACGTTTTGTTATTAAGGCTGGCAATATATTCTTGATTGAGATCAATACCCAGTACGTCATATCCGGCTTGTTCAAAACACAGCGCTGTGCACAACCCTAGTTTGCCTATACCAATCACGGTAATTGAATTTCGTGCATGTATTATAGAGATTGCAAGAAGAGATAATAACCATATTTTGTTCATAAAAAAGCCCTCTTTTTATTCGACACCATACTATATTATGTCAGGGGCGACAAGCTTGTTTTTGGAGATCTTACATAGGTTAAATAATTTTTGATGCTAATAATAGTTCTATGAGACGTCGTCTAATATGGAAATTGTGCTGCATATTAATATGAACGGTGCCTTCGCTCAGCGCAGCATTAAATGAGCCATCATGATTGGCATATATATCATGGAGCGGCAAAAATAATATATTATTTTTTTCGCACGCTGCGCGTAATTTTTTATTTAATGCGCGAGTTATTGCAACTCTGTCTTCAATGGTACCATAATATGTATCATGTCGTGCTGGTGGCATTACCTCCATAATAATACAGCAGAGCGTATTGTTATGGTTTTTATTGCTATTAATTGC is a genomic window containing:
- a CDS encoding nucleotide sugar dehydrogenase, whose protein sequence is MNKIWLLSLLAISIIHARNSITVIGIGKLGLCTALCFEQAGYDVLGIDLNQEYIASLNNKTFNSLEPHVNTLLHNSTRFTASCSLDEGLEFSDIYYIMVDTPSTPHKEAYDHKNLNNVLSEINKRKVTNKHIVIGCTVFPGYIRTIGKNLLKDCINTTLSYNPEFIAQGNIIHGLQHPDIVLIGEGSPEAGDTIEALYQKTCLNKPRICRMSPDSAEITKLAVNCFITTKIAYANMVADIADKTPDADKYAILNAIGGDNRIGHLCLKPGYGFGGPCFPRDNRALGSYAQTLGIDPVIPQATDSANKLHAHFMTKQFLDKHQETYIFEKVTYKNACNVPIIDESQKLVVAAALAQKGKKVVIIDTEPVIKEVQKVFGDMFEYQLEI